A single genomic interval of Sphingobium sp. EM0848 harbors:
- a CDS encoding 3-hydroxyacyl-CoA dehydrogenase NAD-binding domain-containing protein has translation MSVVSIDLANDIGVITIDSPPVNALGIAVRKGIQSGMASCLSDDRVKAIVLLCAGRTFFAGADISEFGKPLEQPDLNEVLDLIENSPKPVIAAIHGTALGGGYETALVCHYRIAVPSAKVGLPEVNLGLLPGAGGTQRLPRIVGVEAALDIITGGQPIGAPRALQLGMIDALATEGRLKDDAVAFARQLVVEQRPLQRVRDRDDKVAAARGKPEIYAAYLARNAHAFRGFKAPYNIVKAIEASAELPFEEGMKREADLFHELLDSVESAAQRYYFFAERETTRIPDIGKDVAMLPVSSVGVIGAGTMGGGIAMNFLNASMPVTIVEADQDRLDRGLKVIRGNYENSAKKGRLTTAQVEERMALITPALSLEVLSEVDLVIEAVFEEMAVKKDIFARLDRVARPGAILASNTSFLDLDEIAAATSRPGDVVGLHFFSPANVMRLLEVVRGKETRKEIVATVMAIARKIGKVPVLSGVGYGFIANRVMAARMNEATALVLEGPTPADIDRAIYDYGFAMGPFQMFDLVGLDVVGRDSAERSLASDLVKLGRLGQKQNGGFYDYDERRKPTPSGAAAQVVADFAAFKGAKPSGPLADEAIVARLLYPVVNEAAKVLEEGIALRASDIDVACILGYGWPVHTGGPMFWADTVGLSKIVAGLQAQNIEPAQSLVEKAASGGSFTR, from the coding sequence ATGAGCGTCGTCAGCATTGACCTGGCTAACGATATTGGGGTGATCACGATCGACAGCCCTCCCGTCAATGCGCTTGGCATAGCCGTGCGCAAGGGAATCCAGTCGGGGATGGCGTCATGCCTTTCCGACGATCGGGTGAAGGCGATTGTGCTGCTCTGCGCGGGGCGGACATTCTTTGCAGGCGCCGACATTTCCGAGTTCGGCAAGCCGCTTGAGCAACCCGACCTCAACGAGGTTCTGGACCTGATCGAGAACAGCCCGAAGCCTGTCATTGCGGCTATCCATGGAACGGCCTTGGGCGGGGGGTATGAAACGGCCCTGGTGTGCCACTATCGGATCGCCGTTCCCTCCGCCAAGGTGGGCCTTCCTGAAGTCAATCTTGGTCTGTTGCCGGGCGCGGGCGGGACGCAGCGTCTTCCCCGGATCGTCGGCGTCGAAGCAGCGCTGGATATCATCACCGGCGGCCAACCCATAGGCGCCCCACGCGCGCTCCAGCTTGGCATGATCGATGCGCTGGCCACCGAGGGCAGGCTCAAGGATGACGCGGTGGCCTTCGCCCGGCAGCTGGTCGTCGAGCAGCGCCCGCTCCAGCGCGTTCGCGATCGGGACGACAAGGTCGCGGCCGCGCGCGGCAAGCCCGAAATCTATGCCGCCTATCTGGCCAGAAATGCCCATGCGTTCCGGGGGTTCAAGGCTCCGTATAACATCGTCAAAGCTATCGAAGCTTCCGCAGAGCTTCCATTCGAGGAGGGCATGAAGCGGGAGGCGGACCTGTTCCACGAACTGCTCGACAGCGTCGAAAGCGCGGCACAGCGCTATTATTTCTTTGCCGAGCGGGAGACGACACGCATTCCGGATATTGGCAAGGATGTCGCCATGCTTCCGGTCAGTTCGGTCGGCGTTATCGGTGCAGGCACAATGGGCGGCGGCATCGCGATGAATTTTCTGAACGCGAGTATGCCGGTCACGATCGTGGAGGCCGATCAGGACCGATTGGATCGCGGGCTGAAAGTGATCCGGGGCAATTATGAGAATAGCGCGAAGAAGGGGCGTTTGACGACCGCGCAGGTTGAAGAGCGCATGGCCTTGATCACACCGGCGCTTTCGCTTGAAGTGTTGAGCGAAGTCGATCTGGTGATCGAGGCGGTGTTTGAGGAAATGGCGGTGAAGAAGGATATCTTCGCCAGGCTCGATCGCGTGGCGCGACCTGGCGCGATCCTCGCTTCCAACACCTCGTTTCTCGATCTGGACGAGATTGCCGCCGCGACGTCTCGCCCTGGGGATGTGGTCGGCCTGCATTTCTTCTCGCCCGCCAATGTGATGCGGCTGCTTGAGGTCGTTCGGGGCAAGGAAACCCGGAAGGAGATTGTGGCGACGGTGATGGCGATCGCCCGCAAAATCGGTAAGGTGCCGGTTCTTTCCGGCGTCGGTTATGGCTTCATCGCCAATCGCGTGATGGCAGCCCGGATGAACGAGGCGACCGCCCTTGTTCTGGAGGGGCCGACGCCGGCGGACATCGACAGGGCCATTTATGATTATGGCTTTGCGATGGGGCCGTTCCAGATGTTCGATCTGGTCGGGCTGGATGTGGTCGGGCGCGACAGCGCCGAGCGATCCCTCGCATCGGATCTCGTCAAGCTTGGGCGGCTCGGCCAGAAGCAGAATGGCGGCTTTTACGACTATGACGAGAGGAGAAAGCCGACGCCTAGTGGTGCGGCGGCGCAAGTGGTTGCGGATTTTGCCGCTTTCAAGGGCGCCAAGCCGAGCGGGCCGCTTGCCGATGAGGCGATCGTGGCAAGGCTGCTCTATCCGGTCGTGAACGAAGCGGCCAAGGTTCTTGAAGAAGGCATCGCCCTGCGCGCGAGTGACATCGATGTCGCCTGCATCCTTGGTTATGGCTGGCCCGTCCATACCGGTGGGCCGATGTTCTGGGCCGATACCGTCGGTCTCTCGAAGATCGTCGCCGGCCTCCAGGCCCAGAATATCGAGCCAGCTCAATCGCTCGTCGAGAAAGCCGCCAGCGGCGGATCCTTCACCCGCTGA
- a CDS encoding acetyl-CoA C-acetyltransferase translates to MADAYIIDAVRTPRGIGKIGKGSLAHLHPQHLSATVIRAVVERNSIDSATIEDVIWSTSTQKGKQGGDIGRMSALAAGLDPRVSGMSLDRFCGGGISAVNIAAAAVMSGMEDCVIAGGCEMMSFTAQIGNEEAAAGFPPFMYGAYHEALDELHPQSHQGVCADAIAAMEGISRADVDALALESQRRARIAMDEGRFDKGVVPVMAVDGRSVALDRDEFPRPQTTMKGLTELKASFDAFADADLGNGQTYRKQIQRRYPDLEWQGVHHAGNSSGVVDGAAAVLLASQAYIEKHGLKARARIVAYVNMGDDPTLMLNAPVPAARKALERAGLTKDDIDIWEINEAFAVVAEKFVRDLELDRAKVNPNGGAIALGHPIGATGSMLIGTALDELERTGGRYALITMCAAGGMAPAIIIERI, encoded by the coding sequence ATGGCAGACGCCTATATCATTGACGCCGTTCGGACCCCGCGCGGCATCGGCAAAATCGGCAAGGGCTCCCTCGCGCATCTGCATCCGCAGCATCTGTCGGCGACGGTGATCAGGGCTGTTGTGGAGCGAAACAGCATCGACAGCGCCACGATCGAGGATGTGATCTGGTCCACTTCGACGCAAAAGGGGAAGCAGGGCGGTGATATAGGCCGCATGTCGGCCCTGGCTGCGGGACTGGACCCGCGCGTGAGCGGCATGTCGCTCGACCGCTTCTGCGGCGGCGGGATCAGTGCGGTGAACATCGCGGCCGCGGCGGTCATGTCCGGCATGGAGGATTGCGTCATCGCTGGCGGTTGCGAGATGATGAGCTTCACCGCGCAGATCGGCAACGAGGAAGCCGCCGCAGGCTTCCCCCCCTTCATGTATGGCGCCTATCATGAGGCGCTGGACGAACTGCATCCACAGAGCCATCAGGGTGTGTGCGCTGATGCGATCGCCGCCATGGAAGGCATTTCGCGCGCGGATGTCGATGCGCTCGCACTCGAAAGCCAGCGCCGCGCCAGGATCGCCATGGACGAAGGGCGCTTCGACAAGGGCGTGGTTCCGGTCATGGCTGTTGATGGCCGGAGCGTGGCGCTGGACAGGGATGAATTCCCCCGGCCGCAAACGACGATGAAGGGCCTCACCGAATTGAAGGCGAGCTTCGACGCATTTGCCGATGCGGACCTTGGTAATGGGCAGACCTACCGCAAGCAGATCCAACGACGCTATCCCGATCTGGAATGGCAGGGCGTCCATCATGCCGGCAACAGCTCCGGCGTTGTCGACGGCGCGGCGGCTGTGCTGCTGGCATCTCAGGCCTATATCGAAAAACATGGCCTCAAGGCACGGGCGCGCATCGTCGCCTATGTCAATATGGGCGACGATCCGACGCTGATGCTCAACGCGCCGGTTCCCGCTGCCCGCAAGGCGCTGGAACGTGCCGGGCTCACGAAGGACGATATCGATATCTGGGAAATCAACGAGGCCTTCGCCGTGGTGGCCGAGAAGTTCGTGCGCGATCTCGAACTGGACAGGGCGAAGGTCAATCCGAACGGCGGTGCCATCGCGCTGGGGCATCCCATTGGCGCCACTGGCTCCATGCTGATCGGAACGGCGCTGGATGAACTGGAGCGCACCGGCGGACGCTATGCGCTGATCACGATGTGCGCCGCCGGCGGCATGGCGCCGGCCATCATCATCGAACGTATCTGA
- a CDS encoding acetyl-CoA C-acetyltransferase, producing the protein MGEAYIVAATRTAGGRRNGRLRNWHPADLAGKVLDELVRRSGIDPAAIEDVIMGCVSQVGEQANQIGRSAIFASSLPQSVPAVTIDRQCGSSQQAIHFAAQAVMSGAQDVVIAAGVESMTRVPLGLSVQGAAAAGASADPWSGKGLARFGVKGFSQFGGAQMIADKYGFTRADLDAFGLESHRRAAAATGQGAFADEILVVEGHDAEGSTVVHDRDEGIRYDVTPESMAGVKLLVEGGAITAATASQICDGASGVLIVNERALKVHGLTPLARIDTMTVTAGDPVIMLEEPIPATRRALERGGRTLDEIDLYEVNEAFAPIPLAWLKALGGDPARLNVNGGAISLGHPLGASGTKLMTTLIHALKIRGGRYGLQTMCEGGGIANVTIIEAL; encoded by the coding sequence ATGGGAGAGGCTTATATCGTCGCCGCGACGCGCACCGCTGGCGGACGGCGCAACGGGCGGCTGCGCAACTGGCACCCCGCCGACCTGGCCGGCAAGGTGCTGGATGAACTGGTGCGCCGTTCGGGGATCGACCCGGCCGCGATCGAGGACGTCATCATGGGCTGCGTCAGTCAGGTCGGCGAACAGGCAAACCAGATCGGGCGATCCGCGATCTTCGCGTCGAGCCTTCCGCAAAGCGTTCCGGCCGTGACGATAGACCGGCAATGCGGCTCTTCGCAGCAGGCGATCCATTTCGCGGCGCAGGCCGTGATGAGCGGCGCGCAGGATGTCGTTATCGCTGCGGGGGTCGAGAGCATGACGCGCGTTCCGCTGGGGCTATCGGTTCAGGGGGCGGCTGCGGCGGGCGCGAGCGCTGATCCATGGTCTGGGAAAGGGCTGGCGCGCTTTGGCGTCAAAGGCTTCAGTCAATTTGGCGGCGCACAGATGATTGCCGACAAATATGGCTTTACCCGCGCGGATCTTGATGCGTTTGGCCTTGAATCGCATCGCCGCGCGGCGGCCGCGACTGGGCAAGGGGCCTTTGCCGACGAAATTCTCGTCGTGGAAGGGCATGATGCCGAGGGATCTACGGTCGTCCATGATCGCGATGAGGGCATCCGATACGACGTCACGCCGGAATCGATGGCGGGCGTTAAATTGCTGGTCGAAGGCGGCGCCATCACGGCGGCAACGGCCAGCCAGATTTGCGACGGCGCCTCGGGCGTACTGATCGTGAACGAACGTGCGCTAAAGGTTCATGGTCTCACACCGTTGGCGCGGATCGACACTATGACCGTAACGGCCGGCGATCCGGTCATCATGTTGGAAGAGCCCATTCCGGCAACGCGACGGGCGCTCGAACGTGGCGGCCGAACGCTGGATGAGATCGATCTCTACGAAGTCAATGAAGCCTTCGCGCCGATCCCGCTGGCATGGCTGAAAGCGCTGGGCGGTGATCCAGCCAGGCTGAATGTCAATGGTGGCGCGATTTCGCTCGGCCATCCGCTCGGAGCATCCGGCACCAAGCTGATGACGACGCTGATCCATGCGCTGAAGATACGCGGCGGCCGCTATGGCCTGCAAACCATGTGCGAAGGCGGCGGCATTGCCAACGTCACCATCATCGAAGCTCTGTAA
- a CDS encoding acyl-CoA dehydrogenase family protein, protein MLETADRTVFTEDHEMFRNEVRKFFARELLPHLDKHEQEGIVGREFWLAAGKAGLLCPTVKPEFGGLGLDFRYNAVIGEELTYAGSAAGILLQSDIVAEYIELYGSEEQKHKYLPGMITGEVITAIAMTEPGTGSDLQSIQTTAKIDGGEYVINGSKTYITNGQNADLILVVARTDASAGAKGISILLVDADTPGFERGRNLDKVGQHSADTSELFFNDVRVPRSNCLGEEGKGFIYLMSQLPQERLSIAISAQAAAQRAFDEAVGYTKERKAFGQPVFEFQNTKFTLAGMKAELQIGWAHIDWALERHIRGALTTAEASAAKLWHTELQGRICDAALQLHGGAGYMNEYPIARFWRDARVTRIFGGTSEIMKEVISRSI, encoded by the coding sequence ATGTTGGAAACTGCAGACAGGACCGTCTTCACCGAAGACCATGAGATGTTCCGCAACGAGGTGCGCAAATTCTTCGCGCGCGAACTGCTTCCCCATCTCGACAAGCATGAACAGGAAGGCATTGTCGGGCGCGAGTTCTGGCTCGCCGCTGGAAAGGCAGGCTTGCTTTGTCCGACCGTGAAGCCGGAATTTGGCGGCTTGGGTCTGGACTTTCGTTATAATGCTGTGATCGGTGAGGAATTGACCTATGCCGGGTCGGCTGCGGGTATTTTGCTTCAGAGCGACATCGTGGCCGAATATATCGAACTCTATGGATCAGAAGAGCAGAAGCACAAATATTTGCCCGGGATGATCACCGGTGAAGTCATTACCGCCATTGCCATGACGGAACCGGGCACGGGGTCGGATCTGCAATCGATCCAGACGACCGCGAAGATCGATGGCGGCGAATATGTTATCAATGGCTCCAAGACCTACATCACCAACGGACAGAATGCCGATCTTATTCTGGTCGTGGCGAGGACCGACGCTTCCGCCGGCGCCAAGGGCATATCGATCCTATTGGTGGACGCCGATACGCCTGGATTTGAACGAGGACGCAATCTCGACAAGGTTGGTCAGCACTCGGCGGACACGTCGGAACTGTTCTTCAACGATGTGCGGGTTCCGCGCTCCAACTGTCTGGGCGAGGAAGGGAAAGGCTTCATCTATTTGATGAGCCAGTTGCCGCAGGAGCGCCTGTCGATCGCAATCAGCGCGCAGGCTGCCGCGCAGCGCGCGTTCGATGAAGCAGTCGGCTATACGAAGGAGCGTAAGGCATTTGGGCAGCCTGTCTTCGAATTTCAGAATACCAAGTTCACGCTCGCTGGCATGAAGGCTGAACTGCAAATTGGCTGGGCGCATATCGACTGGGCGCTCGAGCGCCACATTCGAGGCGCACTGACAACCGCCGAGGCGTCAGCAGCGAAGCTGTGGCATACCGAATTGCAGGGACGCATATGTGATGCGGCGTTGCAGTTGCATGGTGGCGCCGGCTACATGAATGAATATCCTATAGCCCGTTTTTGGCGGGATGCGCGCGTTACAAGGATATTCGGTGGAACGAGTGAGATCATGAAAGAGGTCATCAGCCGGTCCATTTGA
- a CDS encoding TetR/AcrR family transcriptional regulator, translating to MQQRKAERLTQAERRAISEQSLLNAVTEILIEEGFTAATFDRISERSGYSRGMVRERFGSKEAFVEAAIRSTSEELASHYDELTESGRTPFGAIRAKIDTALWAIKNPNMQAYFVLLCASVANRLPQTDNFKEYHRRENRIYTELISKAQMDGYIPSDINSKNLASLIGCLAIGIAVQAQIDPEMNLDALQEALDSVFVLLGER from the coding sequence ATGCAACAGCGGAAAGCCGAACGCCTGACACAGGCCGAACGAAGGGCGATTTCCGAACAGAGTTTGCTCAATGCCGTCACGGAAATCCTGATTGAGGAAGGCTTTACCGCAGCCACCTTCGATCGGATCAGTGAGCGGTCGGGCTATAGCCGGGGGATGGTGAGGGAGCGGTTCGGCTCGAAGGAAGCATTTGTCGAGGCGGCCATACGGTCGACATCGGAGGAATTGGCCTCCCACTATGACGAACTGACCGAAAGCGGCAGGACACCTTTTGGGGCAATCAGGGCGAAAATCGACACGGCTCTTTGGGCGATCAAGAATCCCAACATGCAGGCATATTTCGTCCTATTATGTGCAAGTGTCGCCAATCGCCTCCCCCAGACGGATAACTTCAAGGAATATCATCGTAGAGAGAACAGAATATATACGGAACTCATCTCAAAGGCTCAAATGGATGGATATATTCCATCAGATATTAACTCGAAGAACCTCGCATCTTTGATTGGATGCCTCGCGATCGGGATAGCGGTTCAAGCCCAAATAGATCCGGAAATGAATCTCGATGCCCTTCAGGAAGCGCTCGATAGTGTCTTCGTCTTGCTTGGAGAACGTTGA
- a CDS encoding ShlB/FhaC/HecB family hemolysin secretion/activation protein, producing MPQAKIAPRPRLTVDDRIERAPCALEDPAYSSIKIRITTATFHNLGPVDASELDSTYTDFVGTEQPISVVCRIRDAAATKLRKLGYIAAVQVPAQRIENGAVNFEILYARVTSIRVVGKVGRNERLIESYLSNLADGQLFNRFQAERYLLLARDIPGYQVRLSLKPAGTGAGEMIGEVRIDYTPVMVDFNAQNYAGPSTGRYGGQLRAVFNGLTGMGDRTTLSFYTTAQVHEQNILQVGHEMALGGDGLRLGGHLTYAWTRPDLGPAVPDVSARTLFANFETIYPLVRKQAITIRAAAGLDFVNQTVDFGGLPLSEDRLRVGYLRLDLDAIDLKGMGPGGSILWKVNGSLEARKGLSIFSASPNCITRQATCLAAGFVPPSLPGGDPNASVFRFNANVELYPLRRFAVTFSPRTQVSTAGLFSFERFSLGNYTVGRGFDPGTVTGDDGIGIQTELRYEGFRLNPRSKLEFQPYLFVDNGWTWDRSSATGNAQRLHSLGGGMRSNIGGRARLDLGVAFPLNTLPGEAGRRDPRFLATLSMNLLPWSNR from the coding sequence GTGCCCCAGGCCAAGATTGCGCCACGTCCCCGGCTGACGGTAGATGACCGTATTGAGCGCGCGCCGTGCGCACTGGAAGATCCGGCCTATTCCTCGATCAAGATCAGGATCACCACGGCCACATTTCATAACCTGGGTCCGGTGGATGCCAGCGAGTTGGACAGCACCTACACTGATTTCGTCGGTACCGAACAGCCGATCAGCGTGGTGTGCCGCATTCGCGACGCTGCCGCGACCAAGCTTCGCAAACTGGGCTATATAGCCGCGGTTCAGGTCCCCGCCCAGCGCATCGAAAATGGCGCGGTCAATTTCGAAATACTCTATGCCAGGGTCACGTCGATCCGCGTGGTGGGCAAGGTTGGCCGTAACGAGAGGCTGATCGAGAGTTACCTTTCCAATCTGGCCGACGGGCAGCTGTTCAACCGCTTCCAGGCCGAGCGCTATCTGCTACTCGCCCGCGACATTCCGGGCTATCAGGTGCGCCTTTCGCTCAAGCCCGCAGGCACCGGCGCGGGTGAAATGATCGGGGAAGTGCGGATCGACTACACACCGGTCATGGTCGATTTCAACGCGCAAAATTATGCTGGACCGAGCACTGGCCGCTATGGCGGGCAATTGCGGGCCGTGTTCAATGGCCTTACCGGCATGGGCGATCGCACGACGCTGTCCTTCTATACGACGGCGCAGGTCCACGAACAGAATATCCTGCAGGTGGGTCATGAAATGGCGCTGGGCGGCGATGGCCTGCGGCTCGGCGGACACCTGACCTATGCCTGGACACGGCCTGATCTGGGCCCCGCGGTCCCCGATGTCTCGGCGCGCACGCTGTTCGCGAATTTCGAGACCATCTACCCCTTGGTCCGCAAGCAGGCGATCACCATCCGCGCCGCCGCCGGCTTGGACTTCGTCAACCAGACAGTCGATTTCGGGGGGCTCCCGCTCAGCGAAGATCGTTTGCGGGTGGGATATTTGCGGCTCGATCTGGACGCGATCGATCTCAAGGGCATGGGGCCGGGCGGATCGATTCTCTGGAAGGTCAACGGATCGCTGGAGGCGCGCAAGGGGCTCTCGATCTTCAGCGCCAGTCCCAATTGCATCACCCGGCAGGCGACCTGTCTGGCGGCGGGGTTCGTCCCACCCAGCCTGCCCGGCGGTGATCCCAATGCGTCGGTTTTCCGCTTCAATGCCAATGTTGAGCTATACCCGTTACGTCGTTTTGCCGTGACATTCTCGCCGCGCACGCAGGTCAGCACTGCCGGGCTGTTCTCCTTCGAGCGCTTTTCCCTGGGCAATTATACGGTCGGGCGCGGCTTTGATCCGGGCACGGTGACCGGCGACGATGGCATCGGCATTCAGACCGAGCTGCGATATGAAGGCTTCCGACTCAATCCGCGCAGCAAGTTGGAATTCCAGCCCTATCTGTTTGTCGACAATGGCTGGACATGGGACCGGTCGTCGGCAACGGGCAATGCGCAGCGGCTCCATTCGCTGGGCGGCGGAATGCGAAGCAACATCGGCGGCCGGGCGCGTCTCGACCTTGGCGTCGCCTTTCCGCTTAATACCCTGCCCGGCGAGGCGGGGCGTCGCGATCCGCGCTTTCTTGCCACATTGTCGATGAATCTTCTGCCCTGGAGCAACCGCTGA